GGCCATGGAAGGTGCCCGCCTTGACCTCGCGGGCGACGCGCAGGAAGGCGCGCGGCAGGTCGATAACCACGGAGCCGAGCACGACGTCGGGCGCGACGGCGTTCTGGTTGGAGTTGGAGCCGAACGCGTAGACGCCCCGCTCGCGCGCTGCCTGAAAGACGCCGAGCCCGGCGGCGTCGGCGTTCTGGAAAATCACGTCCGCGCCGCGCCCAATCTGGGCGAGCGCCTGCTCCTTGCCCGCGCTCACGTCATCCCAGTTGCCGATGAACGAGGAGAGGACGCGCACCTTGGGGTTCGCGGCCTTTGCGCCAGCGGCAAAGGCCGCGAAGCTCGACTTCACGGGCGGGAGTTCGGTACCGCCGATCACGCCGACGACGCCCGTCTTCGTCGTCCGTCCGGCGACGATCCCGGCGAGGTAGCTGGGTTCCTCGAAGGCGAAGGTCATCCCCCCGACGTTGCGCGTCGCGGTATTGCCGGAGGTGGTCACGTAGAACGTGTTCGGATACGCCGGTCCGACGCGTACGGCGGCATCCTGGAACTCGAAGCCGTGCCCGAATACGAGGTTGTACCCCTGGGCCCCGTACTGCCGAAAGTTCTCCTCGAATTCGGCGGGCGTCTTGGTCTGGACGTGGCTGATCTGGGCGCCGAGCGAGTCGCGGATGGCGAGGAGCCCGTTGTACGCGCCGCCGTTCCACGACTGGTCGGAGATGGGGCCGGGGGTCAGCAGGGCGACGCGAAACACGCCGCTGTGCGCCGGCGTGGTCGCGGCAGTTCCGGTCGTCGAGTTCGTGCCGCCGGGGGCCGCGCGTTGCTCGCCGGCACGACCGCAGGCCGTCGCGGCAACAGCGCCGGCAATCATCCCCACGATGTGGGAAACTGTGGAAAGACGACGGATCGGCATGTGGGAAAGTACGGAAATCGGCGGCTGGCAACGACTTGGCCGGATGTGGACAACACGTGCCACATCCGGCCGTCGTGCGAGTGGACGCCGCTCAGTTGGGGCGAGTGCCGAGGGCAGAGAGCAGGCGGTCGAAGTCGTCGGCGGAATAGAACGCGATGCGGATCTCGCCCTTTTCTTCGCCCGAGAGGCGGATCGAGACGTCGGTGGCGAAATGGCGGCGGAGGTGGTCCTCGGTGCGGCGGACTTCGGCCGGGCGGGCGTCGCTTGCGGGCGGGGCGGGGCGGGGGGGACGTTCGAGGATCGCGCGGACGCGCCGTTCGACCTCGCGGACGCTCGAGCCGTTGGCGACCGCTTCGCGGGCGAGTTCGGCCATCGGGCGTTCCTCGCCCAGTGCGAGGAGGGCGCGGGCGTGGCCGGCGGTGAGTTCGCGGTCCTGGACCATGCGGCGGACCGAGGCCGGCAGGGCGAGCAGTCGGAGGGTGCTCGCGACGGTCGAGCGGTCCTTGCCGACCACGTCGGCGATCTGCTGCTGGGTCAGCCCGAACTCGTCGAGGAGCCGCTGGTAGCCTTCGGCCTCCTCGAGCGCGTCGAGGTCGGCGCGCTGCAGGTTCTCGACGAGAGCGAGGGTGAGCAGCGTGCGGTCGTCGATCGGCTTGACGACGGCGGGGATCTCGGTCCAGCCGATGTTGGTGGCGGCGCGGAGACGACGTTCGCCGGCGACGAGTTCGTAGCCGCGCCCTTCGGCGGCGGGCCGGACCGTGACAGGTTGTAGAAGCCCGGTGGAGCGGAGGCTGGCTTCGAGTTCCGCGAGTTCGTCGGGGCGGAAAGTGTGGCGGGGCTGGTACGGGTTGGGACGGATGTCTGCGATCGGGATGGTACGGAGCGCGCTCCGTTCTTCCGTGGTCGGTTCCGCGGCGTCGCGGGACGCGAGCAGGGCCTCGAGACCGCGGCCGAGCCGGCGGGGCGGGGCGGGGGGCATCAGCCGACCTCCGCTGGTTCGGCGACGCTCGCAACATCGCGCGCCGTCGTCCGTTCGATGAGTTCCTGGGCGACCGCCATGTATGCCTGCGCGCCCACGGAGGCAACGTCGTACAGCACGATCGGCTTGCCGAAACTCGGCGCTTCGGCGAGTCGGACGTTGCGGGGGATGATCGTCTGGAACATCTGCGGTCCGAAGTACTCGCGGGCGTCGGCGGCAACCTGGCGGGAGAGGTTCAGGCGGGCGTCGTACATGGTCAGGAGCACGCCGTCGATGGCGAGCCGCGGGTTGGTGCCCTGTTGGACACGCCGGACCGTGTCGAGCAGCTGCGAGAGCCCTTCGAGGGCGTAGTACTCGCACTGCACGGGAATGAGGACCGCGTCGGCAGCGGCGAGCATGTTGACGGTGAGTAAGCCGAGCGACGGCGGGCAGTCGATGAGGACGTAGTCGTAGGCGTCGCGGGCGGTCGCGAGCGCGTCGCGCATCGCGTGCAGGCGATCCGGGCGGTCGACGAGCTCGACTTCGGCGCCGGCGAGGTCCGGGGTGGCGCCGAGGACGTCGAGGTGGGGGAACTGCACGGCGTGCAGGACCGCGTCGGCGAGCGAACGTTCGCCGAGTAGGACGTCGTAGAGCGACGCGTCGATGCGGCCGCGGTCGACGCCGATGCCACTCGTGGCATTGCCCTGCGGGTCGGCGTCGATAAGGAGCGTGCGCTGTTCCGCGACCGCGAGGCTCGCCGCGAGGTTGACGGCGGACGTGGTCTTCCCGACGCCGCCTTTCTGGTTGGCGATGGCGAGGACGCGGGTCACGGCAGCGGCGGCATAGCGGCGGGCAGAGGGTAGGGCGACGAAGATACCCGGTTCGCGCGTTGGATCGTGGTGTGGCACGTGCCACACGCGTCGCGTCGTCTGCCCGCGTTACCGGCCGGCGAAGAAGCGCCAGCGCGCGGTCACACTGGCGGTGACGGTTTCGGTGCCTTCGCTGATCGGGGTCGCGGGGGCGGGCGCAGCGCGCGCCATCATGTCCATCATCACCGGGCGCGGGCGTACGTCGGTCGCGGAGCTCAGTTCGAGCAGGTCGCCAAGTCGACCGCCGGCGGCGGCGGCCATGGCGTCGGCGTCGGCACGGGCGCGCTCGACGGCGCGGGCGAGGGCGCGGCGTCGGGCGGCTTCGGCCTGCGACGAGTAGAACTGGAGGGACGAGACGGTGTTCGCTCCCTTCGCGAGCACTGCGTCGAGCACGGGGCCGACCTGGTCGATGCGGCGGAGCTCGACATTGACGGTGTTCTGCACGGTGTACCCGGTCACGCGGGTGCGGCGCGTCTGCTGGTTGTAGTCGGTGACGGGCGAGACGTTGTAGCCGTTCGTTGAGATCTGCTCCGCGGGAACGCCCTGAGCGCGAACGGCGTCGAGGACGGCGCGTTGAAGTCGTGCGTTCTGCTGGGAGGCTTCGGCGGCCGTCGCGGCCTGGGTAGAAACGCCGAGCGAGAGGCGGGCGCGGTCGGGGACGACCTCGTCCTCGCCGGTGCCGGTGACCGTGACGGCGGGTGGGAAGGCACCGATCGGCACTTGGGCGTGGAGGCGGGGGGTGAACACGAGGGCTGCCGCGAGGAGTCCGGCGGCAACCGCGGCGGTGGTCGGCGTGGTGCGGGGGTGGTAGGAGAACGCGCGCGGCATCGGAGAGTGGCGGAGGGGTGGAGCGAGGTGACGAGTCGTCGCGGGGTGGTCAGCCGACCGGGACTGCGGGACCGTCGGGGGTGGCGGCGGTTGGACGCCAGCGGGCGGCCTCGAGCAGCAAGTTCTGGAGGTCGCTGGCCGACACACCCGGAATGCGACCGGCCTGGGCGAGCGTCGCGGGGCGGAGCGCGGCGAGTTTCTGGCGCGCTTCGGTGGACAGCGAGCGGAACTGCTCATAGGGGAGCGCGGCGTCGAGGCGGACGTCGCGAAGGCGGGCGACGCGTGCGGCCTCGTCACGCTCTCGGGCCATGTAGGCTGCGTACTTGAGTTCGAGATCCGCGGAGTGGACCGCTTCGGGGTGGAGCGTCCCGCCGACGGCGCAGGCGTCGAGCAAGGCCGCAAGCGACACGCCGGGGCGGCGGACGAGTTCGTCGGCGCGGACGGCGTGCGCGGGCGCGCCGCCGACCGCGGCTCCGGCGGCCGCGGCGGCCGCCAGGACGGGGGCCGCGGTCTCGGGTCGGACGCTCGTGCATTCCGCGAGCGCGATCGCGTCGGTTTCGTCGCGGGCGCGGCGTTCGACGGTCGCGCGTTCCGCGTCC
The Gemmatimonadetes bacterium T265 genome window above contains:
- a CDS encoding SIMPL domain-containing protein — translated: MPRAFSYHPRTTPTTAAVAAGLLAAALVFTPRLHAQVPIGAFPPAVTVTGTGEDEVVPDRARLSLGVSTQAATAAEASQQNARLQRAVLDAVRAQGVPAEQISTNGYNVSPVTDYNQQTRRTRVTGYTVQNTVNVELRRIDQVGPVLDAVLAKGANTVSSLQFYSSQAEAARRRALARAVERARADADAMAAAAGGRLGDLLELSSATDVRPRPVMMDMMARAAPAPATPISEGTETVTASVTARWRFFAGR
- a CDS encoding BMP family ABC transporter substrate-binding protein — translated: MFRVALLTPGPISDQSWNGGAYNGLLAIRDSLGAQISHVQTKTPAEFEENFRQYGAQGYNLVFGHGFEFQDAAVRVGPAYPNTFYVTTSGNTATRNVGGMTFAFEEPSYLAGIVAGRTTKTGVVGVIGGTELPPVKSSFAAFAAGAKAANPKVRVLSSFIGNWDDVSAGKEQALAQIGRGADVIFQNADAAGLGVFQAARERGVYAFGSNSNQNAVAPDVVLGSVVIDLPRAFLRVAREVKAGTFHGQVVRLGLDTKVVTLVMNPALAAKVPSGVAAAIDSADKAIETGRLKPIPDDARYGGEKNASGVKVSEAKPGARS
- a CDS encoding chromosome partitioning protein ParA, which encodes MWHVPHHDPTREPGIFVALPSARRYAAAAVTRVLAIANQKGGVGKTTSAVNLAASLAVAEQRTLLIDADPQGNATSGIGVDRGRIDASLYDVLLGERSLADAVLHAVQFPHLDVLGATPDLAGAEVELVDRPDRLHAMRDALATARDAYDYVLIDCPPSLGLLTVNMLAAADAVLIPVQCEYYALEGLSQLLDTVRRVQQGTNPRLAIDGVLLTMYDARLNLSRQVAADAREYFGPQMFQTIIPRNVRLAEAPSFGKPIVLYDVASVGAQAYMAVAQELIERTTARDVASVAEPAEVG
- a CDS encoding chromosome partitioning protein ParB, yielding MPPAPPRRLGRGLEALLASRDAAEPTTEERSALRTIPIADIRPNPYQPRHTFRPDELAELEASLRSTGLLQPVTVRPAAEGRGYELVAGERRLRAATNIGWTEIPAVVKPIDDRTLLTLALVENLQRADLDALEEAEGYQRLLDEFGLTQQQIADVVGKDRSTVASTLRLLALPASVRRMVQDRELTAGHARALLALGEERPMAELAREAVANGSSVREVERRVRAILERPPRPAPPASDARPAEVRRTEDHLRRHFATDVSIRLSGEEKGEIRIAFYSADDFDRLLSALGTRPN